A section of the Sceloporus undulatus isolate JIND9_A2432 ecotype Alabama chromosome 3, SceUnd_v1.1, whole genome shotgun sequence genome encodes:
- the ADD3 gene encoding gamma-adducin isoform X1, which translates to MSAETSQGVITTPPPPSMPHKERYFDRINENDPDYIRERNMSPDLRQDFNMMEQRKRVTQILQSPAFREDLESLIQEQMKKGNNPSGLLALQQIADYIMASSFAGFSSSPLSAGLITAINDLSGIDTTTFVKGEKLIRCKLASLYRLTDLFGWAHLPNSFITVRVSKEHDHILIIPRGLSFSEASASNLVKVNIIGEVVDQGSTNLSIDSAGFSPHAAIYSMRPDVRCVIHIHTPATAAVSSMKCGILPISQEALILGDVAYYNYQGSLDEQEERIQLQKVLGPSCKVLVLRNHGVVALGETLEEAFHYIYTVQLACETQVHALAAGGIDNLLTLDLQKYKPFTHSVAAEVGFNMASQFRWKVGELEFEALMRMLDNLGYRTGYAYRQPLVREKPRHKSDVEIPATVTAFSFEDDSVPISPLKFLAQKQQREKTRWLNSPNTYLKVDVPEESRNGETSPRTKTTWIKAEDSSKITGGTPIKIEDPNQFVPLNTNPSDVLEKRNKIREQNRYDLKTAGPQSQLLAGIVVDKKPSAPIQFEEDEHAPPAPPNPFSHLTEKELEEYKKTIERKQQGIEDADQELFSDDGSSVSQINSQTQSPQNVPDKLEENNGDYLQEANLISMDLPVVVMNGKEDAHDVEEDLAQRVSQLTTTVENVEITIKTSEKIEEALSPEGSPSKSPSKKKKKFRTPSFLKKNKKKEKVEA; encoded by the exons GCTTTTCGGGAGGACTTGGAATCTCTTATTCAGGAGCAGATGAAAAAGGGCAATAACCCAAGTGGATTGCTTGCTTTACAGCAGATTGCTGACTATATTATGGCAAGCTCTTTTGCAGGGTTTTCCTCATCTCCGCTAA GTGCTGGGCTGATCACAGCCATCAATGACCTCTCTGGGATAGATACCACTACGTTTGTTAAGGGAGAAAAACTTATTCGTTGTAAATTAGCCAGCTTGTATAGGCTGACAGATTTGTTTGGATGGGCGCACTTGCCAAATTCATTTATCACA GTAAGAGTAAGCAAAGAACATGATCACATTCTTATCATTCCAAGAGGCCTGTCATTTTCTGAGGCTTCTGCTTCCAATTTG GTAAAAGTAAATATCATAGGAGAGGTGGTTGACCAGGGAAGCACCAATCTAAGCATCGACAGTGCAGGATTCAGCCCTCATGCAGCCATCTACTCCATGCGCCCTGATGTGCGATGCgtgatacacatacacactccagCAACAGCAGCT GTTTCTTCCATGAAATGTGGCATATTGCCTATCTCTCAGGAGGCTCTTATTCTGGGGGATGTTGCCTACTATAATTATCAAGGATCTCTGGATGAACAGGAAGAGCGAATTCAACTCCAGAAAGTTCTTGGGCCAAGCTGTAAG GTGCTGGTCTTGAGAAACCATGGGGTAGTGGCACTGGGAGAAACATTAGAAGAAGCCTTCCACTACATCTACACCGTGCAATTAGCTTGTGAAACACAA GTACATGCCTTGGCTGCAGGCGGCATAGACAATCTTCTTACCCTAGACTTGCAAAAGTATAAACCATTTACACATTCTGTGGCAGCAGAAGTGGGATTTAACATGGCCTCTCAGTTCAGATGGAAAGTTGGGGAACTCGAGTTTGAAGCACTGATGAGGATGCTGGACAACTTG GGTTACAGAACAGGCTATGCTTATCGGCAACCCCTAGTAAGGGAAAAACCTCGGCACAAGAGTGATGTTGAGATTCCAGCGACCGTTACTGCCTTTTCCTTTGAAGATGATTCTGTTCCAATTTCCCCTCTCAAATTCTTAGCACAAAAACAGCAACGAGAGAAGACAAGGTGGTTAAACTCcccaaatacatatttaaaagtgGATGTTCCGGAAGAATCCCGGAATGGTGAAACAAGTCCTCGGACTAAAACCACA TGGATAAAAGCTGAAGACTCGTCTAAGATTACTGGAGGAACTCCAATCAAAATTGAAGATCCAAACCAGTTCGTCCCCCTGAATACAAACCCAAGTGATGTATTAGAAAAGAGAAATAAG ATTCGGGAGCAAAATCGGTATGACTTAAAGACTGCAGGTCCACAGTCTCAGTTGCTTGCTGGTATTGTGGTGGATAAAAAGCCTAGTGCT CCAATACAGTTTGAAGAAGATGAGCATGCCCCACCAGCCCCTCCCAACCCATTCAGTCATCTCACAGAAAAGGAACTGGAAGAGTACAAAAAGACAATTGAACGCAAACAACAAGGGATTGAGG ATGCTGATCAAGAATTATTCTCAGATGATGGGTCATCTGTTTCACAAATTAACTCTCAAACTCAGTCCCCACAAAATGTCCCTGATAAATTAGAAG AAAATAATGGCGATTATCTACAGGAAGCTAACCTCATCTCTATGGATCTTCCAGTTGTGGTGATGAATGGTAAAGAAGATGCGCATGATGTGGAAGAGGATCTTGCACAGAGAGTCAGCCAGTTAACCACTACTGTAGAGAATGTAGAGATTACAATTAAGACCTCTGAAAAGATTGAAGAGGCCCTTTCTCCTGAAGGCTCTCCTTCCAAATcaccttcaaagaagaagaagaaattccgTACTCCATCTTTcctaaaaaagaacaaaaagaaggaaaaggtggaagcCTGA
- the ADD3 gene encoding gamma-adducin isoform X2, whose product MSAETSQGVITTPPPPSMPHKERYFDRINENDPDYIRERNMSPDLRQDFNMMEQRKRVTQILQSPAFREDLESLIQEQMKKGNNPSGLLALQQIADYIMASSFAGFSSSPLSAGLITAINDLSGIDTTTFVKGEKLIRCKLASLYRLTDLFGWAHLPNSFITVRVSKEHDHILIIPRGLSFSEASASNLVKVNIIGEVVDQGSTNLSIDSAGFSPHAAIYSMRPDVRCVIHIHTPATAAVSSMKCGILPISQEALILGDVAYYNYQGSLDEQEERIQLQKVLGPSCKVLVLRNHGVVALGETLEEAFHYIYTVQLACETQVHALAAGGIDNLLTLDLQKYKPFTHSVAAEVGFNMASQFRWKVGELEFEALMRMLDNLGYRTGYAYRQPLVREKPRHKSDVEIPATVTAFSFEDDSVPISPLKFLAQKQQREKTRWLNSPNTYLKVDVPEESRNGETSPRTKTTWIKAEDSSKITGGTPIKIEDPNQFVPLNTNPSDVLEKRNKIREQNRYDLKTAGPQSQLLAGIVVDKKPSAPIQFEEDEHAPPAPPNPFSHLTEKELEEYKKTIERKQQGIEENNGDYLQEANLISMDLPVVVMNGKEDAHDVEEDLAQRVSQLTTTVENVEITIKTSEKIEEALSPEGSPSKSPSKKKKKFRTPSFLKKNKKKEKVEA is encoded by the exons GCTTTTCGGGAGGACTTGGAATCTCTTATTCAGGAGCAGATGAAAAAGGGCAATAACCCAAGTGGATTGCTTGCTTTACAGCAGATTGCTGACTATATTATGGCAAGCTCTTTTGCAGGGTTTTCCTCATCTCCGCTAA GTGCTGGGCTGATCACAGCCATCAATGACCTCTCTGGGATAGATACCACTACGTTTGTTAAGGGAGAAAAACTTATTCGTTGTAAATTAGCCAGCTTGTATAGGCTGACAGATTTGTTTGGATGGGCGCACTTGCCAAATTCATTTATCACA GTAAGAGTAAGCAAAGAACATGATCACATTCTTATCATTCCAAGAGGCCTGTCATTTTCTGAGGCTTCTGCTTCCAATTTG GTAAAAGTAAATATCATAGGAGAGGTGGTTGACCAGGGAAGCACCAATCTAAGCATCGACAGTGCAGGATTCAGCCCTCATGCAGCCATCTACTCCATGCGCCCTGATGTGCGATGCgtgatacacatacacactccagCAACAGCAGCT GTTTCTTCCATGAAATGTGGCATATTGCCTATCTCTCAGGAGGCTCTTATTCTGGGGGATGTTGCCTACTATAATTATCAAGGATCTCTGGATGAACAGGAAGAGCGAATTCAACTCCAGAAAGTTCTTGGGCCAAGCTGTAAG GTGCTGGTCTTGAGAAACCATGGGGTAGTGGCACTGGGAGAAACATTAGAAGAAGCCTTCCACTACATCTACACCGTGCAATTAGCTTGTGAAACACAA GTACATGCCTTGGCTGCAGGCGGCATAGACAATCTTCTTACCCTAGACTTGCAAAAGTATAAACCATTTACACATTCTGTGGCAGCAGAAGTGGGATTTAACATGGCCTCTCAGTTCAGATGGAAAGTTGGGGAACTCGAGTTTGAAGCACTGATGAGGATGCTGGACAACTTG GGTTACAGAACAGGCTATGCTTATCGGCAACCCCTAGTAAGGGAAAAACCTCGGCACAAGAGTGATGTTGAGATTCCAGCGACCGTTACTGCCTTTTCCTTTGAAGATGATTCTGTTCCAATTTCCCCTCTCAAATTCTTAGCACAAAAACAGCAACGAGAGAAGACAAGGTGGTTAAACTCcccaaatacatatttaaaagtgGATGTTCCGGAAGAATCCCGGAATGGTGAAACAAGTCCTCGGACTAAAACCACA TGGATAAAAGCTGAAGACTCGTCTAAGATTACTGGAGGAACTCCAATCAAAATTGAAGATCCAAACCAGTTCGTCCCCCTGAATACAAACCCAAGTGATGTATTAGAAAAGAGAAATAAG ATTCGGGAGCAAAATCGGTATGACTTAAAGACTGCAGGTCCACAGTCTCAGTTGCTTGCTGGTATTGTGGTGGATAAAAAGCCTAGTGCT CCAATACAGTTTGAAGAAGATGAGCATGCCCCACCAGCCCCTCCCAACCCATTCAGTCATCTCACAGAAAAGGAACTGGAAGAGTACAAAAAGACAATTGAACGCAAACAACAAGGGATTGAGG AAAATAATGGCGATTATCTACAGGAAGCTAACCTCATCTCTATGGATCTTCCAGTTGTGGTGATGAATGGTAAAGAAGATGCGCATGATGTGGAAGAGGATCTTGCACAGAGAGTCAGCCAGTTAACCACTACTGTAGAGAATGTAGAGATTACAATTAAGACCTCTGAAAAGATTGAAGAGGCCCTTTCTCCTGAAGGCTCTCCTTCCAAATcaccttcaaagaagaagaagaaattccgTACTCCATCTTTcctaaaaaagaacaaaaagaaggaaaaggtggaagcCTGA
- the ADD3 gene encoding gamma-adducin isoform X3 produces MKKGNNPSGLLALQQIADYIMASSFAGFSSSPLSAGLITAINDLSGIDTTTFVKGEKLIRCKLASLYRLTDLFGWAHLPNSFITVRVSKEHDHILIIPRGLSFSEASASNLVKVNIIGEVVDQGSTNLSIDSAGFSPHAAIYSMRPDVRCVIHIHTPATAAVSSMKCGILPISQEALILGDVAYYNYQGSLDEQEERIQLQKVLGPSCKVLVLRNHGVVALGETLEEAFHYIYTVQLACETQVHALAAGGIDNLLTLDLQKYKPFTHSVAAEVGFNMASQFRWKVGELEFEALMRMLDNLGYRTGYAYRQPLVREKPRHKSDVEIPATVTAFSFEDDSVPISPLKFLAQKQQREKTRWLNSPNTYLKVDVPEESRNGETSPRTKTTWIKAEDSSKITGGTPIKIEDPNQFVPLNTNPSDVLEKRNKIREQNRYDLKTAGPQSQLLAGIVVDKKPSAPIQFEEDEHAPPAPPNPFSHLTEKELEEYKKTIERKQQGIEDADQELFSDDGSSVSQINSQTQSPQNVPDKLEENNGDYLQEANLISMDLPVVVMNGKEDAHDVEEDLAQRVSQLTTTVENVEITIKTSEKIEEALSPEGSPSKSPSKKKKKFRTPSFLKKNKKKEKVEA; encoded by the exons ATGAAAAAGGGCAATAACCCAAGTGGATTGCTTGCTTTACAGCAGATTGCTGACTATATTATGGCAAGCTCTTTTGCAGGGTTTTCCTCATCTCCGCTAA GTGCTGGGCTGATCACAGCCATCAATGACCTCTCTGGGATAGATACCACTACGTTTGTTAAGGGAGAAAAACTTATTCGTTGTAAATTAGCCAGCTTGTATAGGCTGACAGATTTGTTTGGATGGGCGCACTTGCCAAATTCATTTATCACA GTAAGAGTAAGCAAAGAACATGATCACATTCTTATCATTCCAAGAGGCCTGTCATTTTCTGAGGCTTCTGCTTCCAATTTG GTAAAAGTAAATATCATAGGAGAGGTGGTTGACCAGGGAAGCACCAATCTAAGCATCGACAGTGCAGGATTCAGCCCTCATGCAGCCATCTACTCCATGCGCCCTGATGTGCGATGCgtgatacacatacacactccagCAACAGCAGCT GTTTCTTCCATGAAATGTGGCATATTGCCTATCTCTCAGGAGGCTCTTATTCTGGGGGATGTTGCCTACTATAATTATCAAGGATCTCTGGATGAACAGGAAGAGCGAATTCAACTCCAGAAAGTTCTTGGGCCAAGCTGTAAG GTGCTGGTCTTGAGAAACCATGGGGTAGTGGCACTGGGAGAAACATTAGAAGAAGCCTTCCACTACATCTACACCGTGCAATTAGCTTGTGAAACACAA GTACATGCCTTGGCTGCAGGCGGCATAGACAATCTTCTTACCCTAGACTTGCAAAAGTATAAACCATTTACACATTCTGTGGCAGCAGAAGTGGGATTTAACATGGCCTCTCAGTTCAGATGGAAAGTTGGGGAACTCGAGTTTGAAGCACTGATGAGGATGCTGGACAACTTG GGTTACAGAACAGGCTATGCTTATCGGCAACCCCTAGTAAGGGAAAAACCTCGGCACAAGAGTGATGTTGAGATTCCAGCGACCGTTACTGCCTTTTCCTTTGAAGATGATTCTGTTCCAATTTCCCCTCTCAAATTCTTAGCACAAAAACAGCAACGAGAGAAGACAAGGTGGTTAAACTCcccaaatacatatttaaaagtgGATGTTCCGGAAGAATCCCGGAATGGTGAAACAAGTCCTCGGACTAAAACCACA TGGATAAAAGCTGAAGACTCGTCTAAGATTACTGGAGGAACTCCAATCAAAATTGAAGATCCAAACCAGTTCGTCCCCCTGAATACAAACCCAAGTGATGTATTAGAAAAGAGAAATAAG ATTCGGGAGCAAAATCGGTATGACTTAAAGACTGCAGGTCCACAGTCTCAGTTGCTTGCTGGTATTGTGGTGGATAAAAAGCCTAGTGCT CCAATACAGTTTGAAGAAGATGAGCATGCCCCACCAGCCCCTCCCAACCCATTCAGTCATCTCACAGAAAAGGAACTGGAAGAGTACAAAAAGACAATTGAACGCAAACAACAAGGGATTGAGG ATGCTGATCAAGAATTATTCTCAGATGATGGGTCATCTGTTTCACAAATTAACTCTCAAACTCAGTCCCCACAAAATGTCCCTGATAAATTAGAAG AAAATAATGGCGATTATCTACAGGAAGCTAACCTCATCTCTATGGATCTTCCAGTTGTGGTGATGAATGGTAAAGAAGATGCGCATGATGTGGAAGAGGATCTTGCACAGAGAGTCAGCCAGTTAACCACTACTGTAGAGAATGTAGAGATTACAATTAAGACCTCTGAAAAGATTGAAGAGGCCCTTTCTCCTGAAGGCTCTCCTTCCAAATcaccttcaaagaagaagaagaaattccgTACTCCATCTTTcctaaaaaagaacaaaaagaaggaaaaggtggaagcCTGA